The Lactobacillus acidophilus DNA segment ATTTTTACTTGATCTTCGCTTTCACCACCATATTTCACAAAGAAATCTTCATAAGGTACAGGCGGATTTAGTCGTTCATCTTCTGCCTCAAAAGAACCAAAATATTCTTCTTTTAAGCCTTTCAACCTTCGATAGGGTAATTGATGATCAGTTGCCAGTTCTAAAGTATCTGATGCTCTTTCAGAAGTTGAACTATAGCCTTTATCAAAATTAATATTATTTTCTCTAAAATATCGTCCAATTTCTTTTGCTTGCTTAATCACCTCTTCAGTTAGAGGAGAATCGGTCCAGCCTTGGATCTTATGCCACAGATTGAAATAAGTTTGTCCATGACGCATCAAGTAAATAGTTATCATAAGCTTTACCTTTCAAAAATATCTCAAGACAAGATTACCACAAAACTCCTTATTTCTATCAATTATATTTTATATTTACTTTTTTAAAGGTATGGGCTTCAATATAAAGGTTAAAATATTTAAGATAATTTCTATAATTTGTTATATTTAAGATAATAAAAAGAAAGAGAGGGTAAAACTTATGAAAATTACTTTTAAAGGTAAAGAAGTTAAATTAGTAGGTACTCCGCCAGCAGTTAGAGAAGAAATGCCCAACTTTACAGTACTAGATAAGAATAATCAAGAATTTACTAAGTCTGATTTGCTAGGCAAGTTTAGTTTGATTAGTGTAGTACCAAATATCAATACTCCTGTTTGCAGTATTCAAACCAAAACTTTTAATAAGGCAATGGATAAATTCCCAGAAATTAACTTTTTGACTATTTCCACCAATACTATTGAAGACCAGCAAACTTGGTGTGCTGCCGAAGACGTTAAAAATATGAAATTGATGTCTGATAAAAATTTGTCATTTGGCAAAGCGACCGGTTTATTAATTCCAGAATTCGGCATCCTTGCTCGTTCTGTTTGGGTTCTCGACCCTAATTGTAAAATCCTATATCGTGAATTAGTTGATGAAATTACACATGAACCTAATTATGATGCAGTTTTAAACGAATTAAAACAATTGCATTAGGATTTATATCTTCACCAAAATCAATCCATAGAAAAAGAAGAACCGCTTACCCAATTTTTAAAATCTTAGGAGTAAACACTTCTTTTTTCTGTAATAATGTTTGATATTCTATAAGAAATCCTATTGATAGATTTCTACGATATTCTATCAATAGGATTTCTTGCGTTAAAAAAGGCATGAGCTTCAATGCATTAATGTCTTAACTTAATGACATTGATTTAGTAGCCTAATGCCTTTCTCATTGTTTATTTTTAGTTGAATTCTATCAAATATCATTTGGCATCAAGCCAAAATAATATCAGTTGGCTTGATATCCTTACCAAAGTATGGACGTAATTCTTTATTGTAATCTTCTACGAAAAAGCTTTCCTTATTCAATTTAGTAATCTCTTTATTTGTCCATTTTAATAGTGAACGATTCCCTTTTTTAACTGCTGGAGAAATATATTGTTTGGGACCAATACTCTTAATTCCTACAGTATATTTAGGATTTTGTTTTACCCAAGCGTAAAGGTATGAGTTATCATCAGCTAAAGCTGCACCACGACCATTCTTAAGAGCGTTGAATTGCTGCGTTTTAGAATCGAATTTTAATAAGTTTACATTCTTTTGTTGTGAGAAGTAGTTTTCAGCAGTCGTACCCTTAGTAACAATTAATTTTTTATTCTTTAACTGATTAGCAGAAGTTATTGGTGCACTCTTAGGCGAAATGACACCAACAGAAACCTTCATATATGGTTTAGCAAAGTCTACTACATCTTTTCGTTCAGGTGTAACTGTAAAGTTAGCCAAAATGATATCAGCTTTATTTGAATTCAAAGTGTCAACACGATTGTTAGCATTAACTTGAACAAATCTAATTTTCACCCCTAAATCCTGGGTCATACGGTGTGCCAAGTAAACATCATAACCTACACGCTTACCATTTGAATTAACCCAGCCATAAGGTGGTAAATCACCAAAAACCGCTACTCTTAAGTAGCCGCGTCTTTTAATTTCAGAAACTCCGTTTTGATTACTCCATCGGCTAGCAGAAGTACCACTATTTAAACCTTTTTGCGCAAAACCAAAATAAGCAGAGATAATCACGAGTAAAATAGCTAGTATGCTGATAGTCCAATTGAAAATGTTCTTAACTTTCATACCTAACCCTCCACTAGAAATCCATGCTGTCTAGGAATTCACGAGCACGAGCAGTTTGGGGGTTCTTAAAGAACTCTTTTCCTGGTGTATCTTCCAAGATTTTACCATTTTCAAGGAATAGTACTTCATCTGCAATCTTTTCAGCGAAATTCATCTGGTGAGTTACGACAATCATGGTCATATGATCTCTATTAGATAAATGCTCTACAATTTCTTGAACACCGCGAACCATTTCTGGATCAAGAGATGCAGTAATTTCGTCTAATAGCAAAATTTCGGGATTCATAGCCATTGCACGGACAATTGCTACTCTTTGTTTTTGACCACCGGATAATTCTCTTGGATATGATGATGCATAATCTTGCATCCCTACCCGTTTTAGCAATTCTTCAGCTTGCTTTCTAACTTCATCTTCTTTTCGATGTTGCACTTTTACTGGAGCAAGTAAAATATTGTCCATTACGGTTAAGTTAGGAAATAGATCATAGCTCTGGAAAACCATACCAATCTTTTGTCTTAATAATTGCCATTCTTTTGGAGTAGGATCAATTTTTTTATCATGAAAATAAATACTACCCTTTTGATAATCTTCTAAGCCATTTAAAGTACGTAAAAGCGTACTCTTGCCCGAGCCTGATGGGCCGAGAAGGGTTAAAACTTCACCCTTTTTAAGATTGAAGTTAATATCATGTAAAGCCCGCCAATCACCGTAAAATTTATCTAAATGTTCTACCTTTAAAATTTCTTCTGTCATAATTACACCTACTCTTTATTTGCTGTTAACCGCTTTGCCCATGCTGATAATGGATAATCTAAAATGAAATATAAAATGAAAATAAAACCATAAATCCAAAATACACCTGTTGGATATTTTTGATTATTAGCTTCAATAATTTGTTGTCCTACATTGATTACTTCCATAATATTGATCACCATCAAAAGTGAAGTTGTTTTAATCACACGTGTTGCAAGATTAATTGTTGCAGGAAGCTCTAATTTGATTGCTTGTGGTAATAAAACATATCTAAAGAGTTGAATATTACTTAAACCCAGTGCCAAACCTGATTCTCGCTGGTTCTTTGGCACTGATTCTAGTGCTCCACGTACAATATCACTAAATTCAGCAGCTACCCATAATGCAAAGGCCAAAACTGCCATCCAAGTTGCCGACCAATTAACATGGAATGTTCTTGGCAAAATATAATAAACCAAATATAAAAGTACAATTGTTGGCACTATTCTAAAAAATTCAAGATATAGTCTCAAAACAAAACGAACAATTTTATTAGGCATAGTACGTAAGATTCCTAGAATTGTACCTAAAAGTAAACCAATAACTAATGAAATTGCTGCAATCCAAATAGATGCCCATAATCCAGCCATTAAGCGTGCTAGATTTGTTCCTTCAAATAAAACATTAATTCCCGAATGCACCATAACGAACTCTCTTTTCTAACCAATTTAAAATTAAAATTAATGGAATCAAAATTACTGCATATGCAACTACCAGCATAAATAAGTATTCGTTTGAACGATAATACATTCCGATCAAGTCCATCGCTGTGTTAGTCAATTCTGGAATTGCAATGACAGAAAAGATTGATGTTTCTTTAATTAAAAAGATTATATTGGCGGCAAGTGCTGGTACACTGAGTGCTACCCCCTGTGGAAAGACAACATATCTAGCAAGTTGTAATCTATTCATCCCTAAAGCCTTACCACTATTAATTTGGCTCTTAGTTACACCATTAAATCCACCGGTAAAACCTTCTGCCATATATGCCCCACCTAAAAAGATCAAGCCGATAATACCGCAGACTTCTGCGGACATCTTTAAACCGAAGATTGGAAACGCATAATATAAGAAAAATAGTTGAATTAATAATGGTGTGTTTCGTGCAAGTTCTACATATGCGGTAGATATTTGACTTAAAACAGGTACTTTAAAATATTGAAATAAACTGACTATAATTCCCACTATTATTGATCCAATGATTCCAACTAACGATAACCAAAGTGTTAGCTTGAAACCTGCCATAAATGCAGGCATTGCCTGCTGGATAATCGTCCAATTCATTAAAAATCCTCCCAAACAACATAAAAAGACCTACAATCTAAATTCAGCTTAGATCGTAGGTCTTTAATTATTACTATATAGCATTATTAATTATTGAAGTACGGGATGCTGAATTTTCTGCATAACAAAGAAAGTTGACAGCATTGACAACATACATTAACAATTTGATTGTTTGCAGCTAATTTCAACATGATTAGTACTCCTTTCCGAACACTTTTAATAAGTAAGCTATTAACTATAAATAAGTTTAGGTCTCTGCTTACTTATTGTCAATAAGCTCATTAAAAAAAGTTTGATTTATTTTAATTTTCTTATACTTTTGTCAATCTAGCTTTTTATTATCTCCACAAAAAATTAATCAAAAGTTGATCTACCTGAGAATTACGATGCAAACGACTATGTTGAGCCATTCTTCCAGGAATCTCTGCTTCTTGGTATGATTTAGCACGATTATTAATCAAATACCCAATTATCATATCCATGCAAATTTTGGTTACTGATAAATTTCATAATTTGTGGGGAAATTTATACCATGATGTTAAATTATTAGCACAAAGCAACCTTGCTTTTAATGCAGCAATTTTAGCTAGTCAAAAAGATGCAGTTCAAATCACTTATGATCATCTAGTTGATAAAGATTATTTAAACCTTGTCTCGCGTCCTCTTTCACCTAAAGTCACTGATCCCAATATGGTCATTTGGAATAAGAATGTTCGACGTTCCAATTTAGCTAATCTATTTTTACAAGAATTACGCAAATCGCTTAATGAATAATTTTTAAAACTTGGTAAAGTCCAGTGCTTATTTATTTCAAATTTCATTATTTAGACTAATAATATTCAACATTATGAAAAAGTTTTTTAGATTTTTAGTTATAATTGCTATTTTTTTACTACTGGGATATTTCTTCATCCCTAAAAAAGTTAATCCAGTAAAAAATGGGCAGATTGTTTTACAACCAGCCAAAATCATTGAATATCAAAACGTTCATACCAAGCTAGCCGGTAAACGGAATTATCCAATTTATTGAAATGTATCTCAAAAAGGCGGCGTTAACGCCTTCTCTTCAACTAAATATTTTAGAAAAGGATTACTGCAGTCGCAGCGCTCGGCTAAAACAAAAAACGGAACATATTGGCAACTAGTTATTAACGGACGAGAAACCAGTTGGGTTAATGAAAAGTTCTTCCGTAGAAATGAGATCTCAGTTGCTAAGCATATTTCTTTAGTTAGGAATAACTACTATGCTTTTCCAGTGCGTGATGCCATCGCATATGTGGTAGATAAGCATGGGACATTAATAAACCCTAACCAGATAAAAGTTTCACAAAAACAAATTAGCTCAGCTACTCCCGGTGCTTACTCCGTCACCTTTAAATATGAAAAAATTAAAACGCGTACCATAGTTAATGTGCGCTCCAATTATAATGAAGGAATAGCTGTTGCTAATAAAACTGCCACAAGCGATCCTTCTGAGGCAAAGTCGTTTATAGGAAGTTCTCAATCTTCATCGCCTAACTGGAATATGGAAAATGGTTATCAACCTGAGATGGAAATTAATACCTATCATGGTAAAAATGGTGCCACTATGCAAACCGCTTTTTATCAACCACGTTTTCGCTTACTTGACTATGAGCAATACGATGATCAGCTAAATCAAGTGGGAGTCATTCCTCAAGGAATCAATTTGTTGAATAACCAATTAACAGTCTCGTATTTTGGTCAGCCTAATTCAACTTGGGGACACTTGG contains these protein-coding regions:
- a CDS encoding transcriptional regulator, whose protein sequence is MQILVTDKFHNLWGNLYHDVKLLAQSNLAFNAAILASQKDAVQITYDHLVDKDYLNLVSRPLSPKVTDPNMVIWNKNVRRSNLANLFLQELRKSLNE
- a CDS encoding amino acid ABC transporter ATP-binding protein, translated to MTEEILKVEHLDKFYGDWRALHDINFNLKKGEVLTLLGPSGSGKSTLLRTLNGLEDYQKGSIYFHDKKIDPTPKEWQLLRQKIGMVFQSYDLFPNLTVMDNILLAPVKVQHRKEDEVRKQAEELLKRVGMQDYASSYPRELSGGQKQRVAIVRAMAMNPEILLLDEITASLDPEMVRGVQEIVEHLSNRDHMTMIVVTHQMNFAEKIADEVLFLENGKILEDTPGKEFFKNPQTARAREFLDSMDF
- a CDS encoding histidine phosphatase family protein; its protein translation is MITIYLMRHGQTYFNLWHKIQGWTDSPLTEEVIKQAKEIGRYFRENNINFDKGYSSTSERASDTLELATDHQLPYRRLKGLKEEYFGSFEAEDERLNPPVPYEDFFVKYGGESEDQVKMRMHDTMLKIARENADNSNILIVSHAGAIFNFLSTINMSIDQLFKIGFTNASVAKIEFKNDQFKVVEIINKKNNKFEVTQVN
- the tpx gene encoding thiol peroxidase, producing MKITFKGKEVKLVGTPPAVREEMPNFTVLDKNNQEFTKSDLLGKFSLISVVPNINTPVCSIQTKTFNKAMDKFPEINFLTISTNTIEDQQTWCAAEDVKNMKLMSDKNLSFGKATGLLIPEFGILARSVWVLDPNCKILYRELVDEITHEPNYDAVLNELKQLH
- a CDS encoding amino acid ABC transporter permease → MVHSGINVLFEGTNLARLMAGLWASIWIAAISLVIGLLLGTILGILRTMPNKIVRFVLRLYLEFFRIVPTIVLLYLVYYILPRTFHVNWSATWMAVLAFALWVAAEFSDIVRGALESVPKNQRESGLALGLSNIQLFRYVLLPQAIKLELPATINLATRVIKTTSLLMVINIMEVINVGQQIIEANNQKYPTGVFWIYGFIFILYFILDYPLSAWAKRLTANKE
- a CDS encoding transporter substrate-binding domain-containing protein, with amino-acid sequence MKVKNIFNWTISILAILLVIISAYFGFAQKGLNSGTSASRWSNQNGVSEIKRRGYLRVAVFGDLPPYGWVNSNGKRVGYDVYLAHRMTQDLGVKIRFVQVNANNRVDTLNSNKADIILANFTVTPERKDVVDFAKPYMKVSVGVISPKSAPITSANQLKNKKLIVTKGTTAENYFSQQKNVNLLKFDSKTQQFNALKNGRGAALADDNSYLYAWVKQNPKYTVGIKSIGPKQYISPAVKKGNRSLLKWTNKEITKLNKESFFVEDYNKELRPYFGKDIKPTDIILA
- a CDS encoding amino acid ABC transporter permease codes for the protein MNWTIIQQAMPAFMAGFKLTLWLSLVGIIGSIIVGIIVSLFQYFKVPVLSQISTAYVELARNTPLLIQLFFLYYAFPIFGLKMSAEVCGIIGLIFLGGAYMAEGFTGGFNGVTKSQINSGKALGMNRLQLARYVVFPQGVALSVPALAANIIFLIKETSIFSVIAIPELTNTAMDLIGMYYRSNEYLFMLVVAYAVILIPLILILNWLEKRVRYGAFGN